A part of Helicobacter himalayensis genomic DNA contains:
- a CDS encoding HAD family hydrolase, whose amino-acid sequence MLNIIFDMDGTLIDSENAICVAINAIRKDRNIPRLENDYIKQVLHTPTLNCPKIFYGLDNFAYPSYKVGFEKYFHKAYEQDVKVFDGVLWLLDECKKRNYFLAIASNAPHDELLPILRRHKIAHFFDTIIGSAPNRESKPSSMMIDMILQSAPFVKSIFVGNGAKDEGAAKNANIPYLHAKWGENPASLKPNEFCDAKGLLRLIEKIDDK is encoded by the coding sequence ATGCTAAATATAATTTTTGATATGGACGGGACGCTAATTGATAGCGAAAATGCCATTTGTGTAGCAATTAATGCAATACGTAAAGATAGAAATATCCCAAGATTAGAGAATGATTATATTAAACAAGTTTTGCACACACCTACACTTAATTGTCCTAAGATTTTTTATGGACTAGACAACTTTGCTTACCCTAGCTATAAGGTTGGGTTTGAAAAATATTTCCATAAAGCCTATGAGCAAGATGTCAAGGTTTTTGATGGTGTGCTATGGCTTTTAGATGAATGCAAAAAAAGAAATTATTTCTTAGCCATTGCCTCTAATGCTCCGCACGATGAGTTATTGCCTATTTTACGTCGCCATAAAATCGCCCACTTTTTTGACACAATCATAGGTTCAGCCCCAAATAGAGAATCTAAACCAAGCTCTATGATGATAGATATGATTTTGCAATCCGCCCCCTTTGTAAAAAGTATCTTTGTAGGCAATGGTGCAAAAGATGAAGGAGCTGCGAAAAATGCTAATATCCCTTATTTGCACGCTAAATGGGGAGAAAATCCTGCTTCTCTTAAACCTAATGAATTTTGCGATGCAAAGGGATTACTTAGGCTTATTGAAAAAATAGATGATAAATAG
- a CDS encoding YeiH family protein, producing MCRFCKFFHAMKEGVKSAFWGVTMTLILSLASLYIATIPQVAQYHISTLIIGILLGIVFSPLYARARAQCEFGINFSAKRLLRLGIVLYGLRVSVEGLMSVGLNGVLISVLVVVGILALGVFVGVKILKMDKELALLISSGSAICGAAAILAVESAIKSAPHKSIIALACVVLFGLVGMFAYPLVHSLNDLGLSENQWGVYIGASLHEVANVVGAGSVLSDEGSAIAVIIKMIRVLLLIPVLLLIPLFFSSTDAGKSRKLHIPYFAFGFLAMVVLNSAISLPAQVVEFFNTFCVLCLSMAMSALGLQIDFKKFANFGVQAFGLSLILFIALIIGGYVLVRVIA from the coding sequence ATGTGTAGATTCTGTAAATTTTTTCACGCAATGAAAGAGGGTGTAAAAAGTGCATTTTGGGGCGTTACAATGACACTTATTTTAAGCTTAGCGAGCCTCTATATTGCTACAATCCCGCAAGTGGCGCAATATCATATTTCAACGCTCATTATTGGTATTTTGCTTGGCATTGTCTTTTCGCCATTGTATGCAAGAGCGCGTGCGCAGTGTGAGTTTGGGATAAATTTTAGCGCGAAGAGATTGTTGCGTCTTGGCATTGTGCTTTATGGGTTGCGTGTGAGCGTTGAAGGGCTTATGAGTGTGGGGCTAAATGGCGTGCTAATAAGCGTGCTTGTCGTTGTTGGAATCTTGGCTCTTGGCGTGTTTGTGGGCGTTAAGATTCTGAAAATGGATAAGGAATTGGCGCTTTTGATAAGTTCAGGAAGTGCGATTTGTGGTGCTGCGGCAATTTTGGCTGTGGAATCTGCTATCAAATCCGCCCCACACAAAAGCATTATCGCGCTTGCGTGCGTGGTGCTTTTTGGACTTGTGGGAATGTTTGCCTATCCGCTGGTGCATTCTTTGAATGATTTGGGTTTGAGTGAAAATCAGTGGGGCGTATATATCGGTGCGAGTTTGCACGAAGTAGCAAATGTTGTGGGTGCTGGGAGTGTGCTAAGTGATGAGGGAAGTGCTATTGCGGTGATTATCAAAATGATACGCGTGCTACTGCTTATCCCTGTGTTGTTGCTTATCCCGCTGTTTTTTTCAAGCACAGATGCGGGTAAATCGCGCAAATTGCATATCCCATATTTTGCCTTTGGATTTTTAGCAATGGTGGTGCTAAACTCCGCTATTTCTTTGCCCGCGCAGGTTGTAGAGTTTTTTAACACGTTTTGTGTGCTCTGCTTGAGTATGGCGATGAGTGCGTTAGGCTTGCAAATTGATTTTAAAAAATTCGCAAATTTTGGCGTGCAAGCCTTTGGATTGTCGTTGATACTTTTTATCGCGCTTATTATTGGTGGCTATGTCCTTGTGCGCGTGATTGCGTAG
- a CDS encoding glycosyltransferase family 2 protein encodes MLQISACILVKNAQETLRECLESLRAFDEIILLDNKSTDSTLEIARAFDESYGNLRVFESEFIGFGGLKNLCASFARNEWICIIDSDEVMESGALAELERIFGVQNTPKETILAFSRKNLYNGEWIKACGWYPDFVWRVYNKTYTHFNENLVHESLIIPKDAHKIKLPPQASLKHYAYKDIAHLLDKMQHYTSLYVKQNPHKKSSIFKALTHSIWSFVKNYFFKKGFLFGYKGFVISTCNALGAFFKYMKLYESHNARAQSCSLIITTYNQKERLSLVLDSVLALQTLPNEVLIADDGSKEDTKELIESYKRIFPCELRHIWQEDKGFRLSKIRNHALCEARGEYIIIIDGDMVLESHFIDDHLHFARKGVFVQGSRVILDSAITQEIMQTSKQDSKNFAGLGVDSYKKAFGARSFKSRRIAFLARFLFTFSSKNARYFKRKDFIKGIRGCNMGFFKSDCVAINGFNEDFVGWGREDSEFVARFLFNGGELRPLKFNAIAYHLYHKENAREMLETNHNIYLDTITKARRFCKNGLYKKS; translated from the coding sequence ATGCTACAAATAAGCGCTTGTATTTTAGTCAAAAATGCCCAAGAGACGTTAAGGGAATGTTTAGAGTCTCTGCGCGCGTTTGATGAAATTATTTTGCTTGATAATAAAAGTACGGATAGCACACTTGAGATTGCGCGCGCATTTGATGAAAGCTATGGGAATCTGCGCGTGTTTGAGAGTGAGTTTATCGGCTTTGGAGGGCTTAAAAATCTCTGTGCGAGTTTTGCGCGCAATGAGTGGATTTGCATTATAGATTCTGATGAAGTGATGGAATCTGGCGCATTGGCGGAGTTGGAGCGTATTTTTGGAGTGCAAAATACACCAAAAGAAACAATTTTAGCCTTTAGTCGCAAAAATCTCTACAATGGCGAGTGGATAAAGGCATGCGGGTGGTATCCGGACTTCGTGTGGCGCGTGTATAACAAAACCTACACACATTTTAATGAAAATCTCGTGCATGAAAGCCTTATAATCCCAAAAGACGCACACAAAATCAAGCTCCCACCGCAGGCGAGTTTAAAACATTATGCTTATAAGGATATTGCGCATTTACTTGACAAAATGCAGCACTATACAAGCCTTTATGTCAAACAAAATCCGCACAAAAAAAGCTCGATTTTCAAAGCATTGACGCATAGCATATGGAGCTTTGTAAAAAATTATTTTTTCAAAAAAGGCTTTTTGTTTGGATACAAAGGATTTGTGATTAGCACTTGCAACGCATTAGGCGCATTTTTCAAATATATGAAACTTTATGAATCTCACAACGCGCGCGCGCAAAGCTGTTCGCTCATCATCACAACTTATAACCAAAAAGAGCGCCTTTCGCTCGTGCTAGATTCTGTCCTAGCACTACAAACCTTGCCAAATGAAGTTCTCATCGCTGATGATGGTAGCAAGGAGGATACAAAGGAATTAATAGAATCTTATAAGCGCATTTTTCCTTGCGAGTTGCGTCATATTTGGCAGGAGGATAAGGGCTTTCGCCTTAGTAAAATCCGCAATCACGCCTTGTGCGAGGCGCGGGGGGAATACATCATTATCATTGATGGTGATATGGTGCTAGAATCTCATTTTATTGATGATCATTTGCATTTCGCGCGCAAGGGCGTGTTTGTGCAAGGCTCAAGGGTGATTTTAGATTCTGCAATCACGCAAGAGATTATGCAAACAAGCAAACAAGATTCTAAAAATTTTGCTGGGCTTGGTGTAGATTCTTATAAAAAAGCCTTTGGCGCGCGCTCTTTTAAAAGCCGTAGAATCGCCTTTTTAGCAAGATTTCTTTTTACATTTTCAAGCAAAAATGCCCGTTATTTTAAGCGCAAGGATTTTATCAAGGGGATTCGCGGTTGCAATATGGGATTTTTCAAAAGTGATTGCGTGGCGATAAATGGCTTTAATGAAGATTTTGTGGGCTGGGGACGTGAAGATTCTGAATTTGTGGCGAGATTTTTGTTTAATGGCGGAGAATTGCGCCCATTAAAATTTAACGCGATTGCCTATCATCTCTACCATAAGGAAAACGCGCGAGAAATGCTAGAAACCAACCATAACATTTATCTTGATACTATTACAAAAGCTCGCAGATTCTGTAAAAATGGCTTGTATAAAAAATCTTAA
- a CDS encoding replication-associated recombination protein A → MRNLAKLLRPKNLDEFIGQEHIIGENAPLRKNLASPPHCIFYGPPGCGKTTLAQIICKQLGREIGYFNATAFKLEELKTFLARFSGSLLKSAVFIDEIHRLSKPQQEFLLPIMEEGETLVFGASTNNPFYTLTNAIRSRCFLFEFKPLGRAHLERLLQKALAMYPKAIDSHAKAYLIESSGGDARAMLNLLDCALDLESVNVESLKALRPFSLHDGASEDDTHYNLASALIKSIRGSDVNAAIYYLARLIEGGENPEFIARRLVILASEDIGNANPNALNLATSTLLSVEKIGYPEARIILSQCVIYLASSPKSNTAYKAINKAISCVKEGKVLPVMPNILTHSKEYLYPHDFGGFVEQRYLQEDLEFVESTTKGFEKTLNEWLAKIKSKKGQE, encoded by the coding sequence ATGCGCAATCTCGCTAAGCTCTTGCGCCCAAAAAATCTTGATGAATTTATCGGGCAGGAGCATATTATCGGGGAGAATGCCCCCTTGCGTAAAAATCTCGCTTCTCCGCCACATTGCATTTTTTATGGACCGCCCGGCTGTGGAAAAACGACTTTAGCTCAAATCATTTGCAAGCAGTTGGGGCGCGAGATTGGCTATTTTAACGCTACGGCGTTTAAGCTTGAGGAGTTGAAAACTTTTCTTGCGCGCTTTAGTGGGAGCTTGCTAAAAAGTGCGGTGTTTATTGATGAAATCCACCGCCTTTCAAAGCCACAGCAGGAGTTTTTACTTCCTATTATGGAGGAGGGCGAGACTCTTGTTTTTGGCGCAAGCACAAATAATCCTTTCTATACGCTCACAAATGCCATCCGCTCGCGGTGCTTTTTGTTTGAGTTTAAGCCTCTTGGTCGCGCACACTTAGAGCGTTTATTGCAAAAAGCACTCGCGATGTATCCAAAAGCCATAGATTCTCACGCGAAGGCATATTTGATAGAATCTAGCGGGGGCGATGCAAGGGCTATGTTAAATTTGCTTGATTGCGCGCTAGATTTAGAATCTGTCAATGTTGAAAGCCTCAAAGCCCTGCGCCCTTTTAGCCTGCACGATGGCGCGAGTGAAGATGACACGCATTATAATCTCGCAAGCGCGCTTATTAAATCTATCCGCGGAAGCGATGTAAATGCCGCGATTTATTATCTTGCGCGCTTGATTGAAGGTGGAGAGAATCCAGAATTTATCGCGCGCCGTCTGGTAATTTTAGCAAGCGAAGATATTGGCAATGCCAACCCAAATGCGCTCAATCTCGCCACTTCCACGCTTTTAAGTGTGGAAAAAATCGGCTATCCTGAAGCGCGCATTATTCTTTCACAATGTGTGATTTACCTTGCTTCCTCGCCAAAAAGCAACACTGCCTATAAAGCCATAAATAAGGCGATTTCCTGCGTGAAAGAAGGCAAGGTTCTCCCCGTTATGCCAAATATTTTGACACACTCAAAGGAATATCTCTATCCACACGATTTTGGGGGGTTTGTAGAGCAGCGCTATTTGCAAGAGGATTTGGAATTTGTAGAATCCACTACAAAAGGCTTTGAAAAAACACTCAATGAATGGCTGGCAAAAATTAAGAGCAAAAAAGGGCAGGAATGA
- a CDS encoding heat shock protein transcriptional repressor HspR, with amino-acid sequence MNSYDEPVYLISVVARILEIHPQTLRQYEKEGLIAPGRTDGKMRLYSQRDIDKIKTILRLTRDLGVNLAGVDIILRLKERLDELDSMLDEFKGKAENSVKVKQSSYEIILFKK; translated from the coding sequence ATGAATAGCTACGATGAGCCGGTTTATCTCATTAGCGTAGTAGCGAGAATCTTAGAAATCCATCCCCAAACCCTGCGTCAATACGAAAAAGAGGGGCTTATCGCGCCCGGGCGCACTGATGGGAAAATGCGTCTGTATTCTCAACGCGATATTGATAAGATTAAAACGATTTTGCGCCTCACAAGGGATTTGGGCGTCAATCTCGCAGGCGTGGATATTATTTTGCGTCTTAAAGAGCGTTTAGATGAGCTAGATTCTATGCTTGATGAGTTTAAGGGCAAGGCGGAAAATTCCGTCAAAGTCAAGCAAAGCTCGTATGAGATTATTTTGTTTAAGAAATAG
- a CDS encoding DnaJ C-terminal domain-containing protein — protein MAKSLYQTLEISESASSDEIKKAYRKLARKYHPDVNKDPGAEEKFKEINAAYEVLSDPQKKAQYDQFGDSMFGGQNFHDFTRAQGNMNIDDILASIFGQGGFGAGRNQNFNFTSRGGFGGFGGFGEEMVDNDLHDSITIPFESTLIEGSSYHYRGKGGDFNIKIPQGTRDNDTIRLKGKGKSSQFGVGDLLLKVRVAPNDSYEIDGDDLTKTLDIPLKIALFGGKIKVQTLQKEFTLTIPQNTKNGQKLRIKELGLKNRKSKKIGDLYLRVNVILPKLEELSESLKTALQEGLKE, from the coding sequence ATGGCAAAAAGTTTGTATCAAACGCTCGAAATTTCAGAATCTGCAAGTAGCGATGAGATTAAAAAAGCTTATCGCAAACTTGCGCGCAAATACCACCCTGATGTGAATAAGGACCCGGGCGCGGAGGAGAAGTTTAAGGAGATTAACGCTGCGTATGAGGTGCTAAGCGATCCACAGAAAAAGGCGCAGTATGACCAGTTTGGGGATTCTATGTTTGGTGGGCAGAATTTCCACGATTTCACCCGCGCGCAGGGGAATATGAATATCGATGATATTTTAGCCTCGATTTTTGGGCAAGGGGGCTTTGGTGCGGGCAGAAATCAGAACTTTAACTTTACCTCGCGCGGGGGTTTTGGCGGATTTGGTGGCTTTGGTGAAGAGATGGTGGATAATGACTTGCACGATAGCATTACCATTCCTTTTGAAAGTACCTTGATTGAGGGTAGTAGCTATCATTACAGGGGTAAAGGTGGGGATTTTAATATCAAAATCCCGCAGGGCACGCGCGATAATGACACTATCCGCCTAAAAGGCAAGGGCAAAAGCTCGCAATTTGGCGTGGGTGATTTGCTGCTTAAAGTGCGTGTCGCGCCAAATGATTCGTATGAAATAGATGGCGATGATTTGACAAAAACGCTTGATATTCCGCTAAAAATTGCGCTTTTTGGTGGGAAAATCAAAGTCCAAACATTGCAAAAGGAATTCACCCTCACTATTCCGCAAAATACCAAAAATGGGCAAAAGCTCCGTATAAAAGAGCTTGGGCTCAAAAATCGCAAGAGCAAGAAAATTGGTGATTTGTATCTGCGCGTGAATGTGATTTTACCAAAATTAGAGGAGTTAAGTGAAAGTCTCAAAACGGCGTTGCAGGAGGGGCTTAAGGAGTAG
- the tsaD gene encoding tRNA (adenosine(37)-N6)-threonylcarbamoyltransferase complex transferase subunit TsaD produces MILSIESSCDDSSLALTSLETCELLFARKISQDLAHTRFGGVVPEIASRLHAQNLPLLLEQLKNFLIDFSAQRTSNNKENPFAPIKAIAVTNRPGLSVTLSEGVCMANALALSLNIPLLYLNHLKGHIYSLFIGQMQAKIGKGLGILLVSGGHTQLLLMRDFSHIALISQSLDDSFGESFDKVAKMLSLGYPGGGIVESFARKYDGALLPLPLPLKHDKGLNFSFSGLKNAVRLEIQKYAKSADSTKSKNAQNAKYVCKAGFDCAQTIPTNGIESYQPNNITESYNPINQKAPSMCASVSETKRDSLPQGDTLNGIESQNPQTALQNPQNLSNQKNIEYECEAETSGIHFREGDTLKWNESFIAQICASFQSAACAHLLDKTRKFFARFGEKFEYFGVVGGASANLTLRAHIESLCKEFGKTPLYAPLEFCSDNAAMMGRLGIEAYKHALKNAPKSPAERTAGFSPLSDAIYPKSLPEDFIKGDFIS; encoded by the coding sequence ATGATACTTAGCATAGAATCTAGCTGCGATGACAGCTCGCTTGCACTTACTTCTTTAGAGACTTGTGAGCTTCTTTTTGCGCGCAAAATCTCACAGGACTTAGCCCACACGCGCTTTGGCGGTGTCGTGCCAGAGATTGCCTCACGTCTTCACGCACAGAATCTCCCGCTTTTATTAGAACAGCTCAAAAATTTTCTTATAGATTTTAGCGCGCAAAGGACATCAAATAATAAGGAAAATCCATTCGCGCCCATTAAAGCCATCGCAGTTACCAACCGCCCCGGTCTTAGTGTAACACTAAGTGAGGGCGTATGTATGGCAAACGCATTGGCGCTAAGTCTCAATATTCCGCTTTTGTATCTCAATCATCTCAAGGGACATATTTACTCGCTTTTCATCGGGCAAATGCAGGCAAAAATCGGCAAAGGACTTGGAATCTTACTTGTGAGTGGCGGGCATACGCAGCTACTTTTAATGCGCGATTTTTCACATATTGCGCTTATTTCTCAAAGCCTTGATGATAGCTTTGGCGAGAGTTTTGACAAAGTGGCAAAAATGCTTTCACTTGGCTATCCGGGCGGGGGAATTGTAGAATCTTTTGCGCGCAAATATGATGGCGCACTTCTCCCTTTGCCACTTCCACTCAAACACGATAAGGGACTAAATTTTAGCTTTTCAGGATTAAAAAATGCCGTGCGCTTAGAAATCCAAAAATACGCAAAAAGCGCAGATTCTACAAAATCCAAAAATGCGCAAAATGCTAAGTATGTGTGTAAAGCGGGATTTGACTGCGCGCAGACGATACCAACTAATGGAATAGAATCTTACCAACCAAACAACATTACAGAATCTTATAATCCAATCAACCAAAAAGCGCCGAGTATGTGCGCGAGCGTAAGCGAGACGAAGCGGGATTCACTCCCGCAAGGCGATACATTAAATGGGATAGAATCTCAAAACCCCCAAACGGCATTGCAGAATCCGCAAAATCTTAGCAATCAAAAAAATATCGAGTATGAATGCGAAGCGGAGACGAGCGGAATTCACTTCCGTGAAGGCGATACATTAAAATGGAATGAAAGCTTTATCGCTCAAATTTGTGCAAGCTTTCAAAGCGCTGCTTGCGCGCATTTGCTTGATAAAACAAGGAAATTTTTTGCGCGCTTTGGTGAAAAATTTGAATATTTTGGCGTAGTTGGCGGAGCGAGCGCAAATCTCACTTTACGCGCACATATAGAATCTCTTTGCAAAGAATTTGGCAAAACACCCCTTTACGCCCCGCTAGAGTTTTGCTCGGATAATGCCGCGATGATGGGACGCCTTGGGATAGAAGCCTATAAGCACGCACTCAAAAATGCACCAAAAAGCCCAGCAGAGCGCACAGCAGGCTTTTCACCACTTAGCGATGCGATTTATCCAAAAAGTTTGCCAGAGGATTTTATTAAAGGGGATTTTATTTCTTAA
- the yedE gene encoding selenium metabolism membrane protein YedE/FdhT — protein MDSFSHIFSLRKYLVNFWNIGVAMIILGVLSAVYFGIFGGVWAVTGEMTRWGGEFLELFGADLSGFSYYQKQNLNGTPLTRTDGIMLIGMFVGCLVASLWANKVKFRLPASRIRVFQAIVGGFLAGFGARLAFGCNLANFFTGLPYFSLHTWVFTLFMVIGIYLGVKVCNMPFFKPRAKLVRTNGSGCAIPVDKTRAKRHFSYGIVVFALFIAWVAYLIITNPAINPKDKQSLLALALIFGFTFGFVIAKGQVCFTSCFRDLFLFGRDIATKGAIIGMIAASIIAFGFVLQGGGAKVIEISLAIAAGGFLFGFGIVFAGGCECGWMYRACEGQMHFVIAGIANIVGTMALALGYDYLPSAFVSGVKINLLEVFGKLGGLGVNLSLLIGTLCLVLIYRYFFFKRGA, from the coding sequence ATGGATTCTTTCTCTCATATTTTTTCTCTTCGTAAATATCTTGTGAATTTTTGGAATATCGGCGTGGCGATGATTATACTAGGTGTGCTTTCAGCCGTATATTTCGGAATCTTCGGTGGCGTGTGGGCTGTAACAGGCGAAATGACGCGTTGGGGTGGCGAGTTTTTGGAGCTTTTTGGGGCGGATTTAAGCGGATTTTCTTATTACCAAAAGCAAAATCTTAATGGCACACCACTTACGCGCACTGATGGCATTATGCTTATTGGTATGTTTGTAGGCTGTCTTGTGGCGTCTTTGTGGGCAAATAAAGTAAAGTTCCGCCTGCCAGCTAGCAGAATCCGCGTTTTTCAAGCCATTGTTGGAGGCTTTTTAGCAGGTTTTGGCGCGCGTCTTGCGTTTGGTTGCAACTTGGCAAACTTCTTTACAGGACTTCCTTATTTTTCCTTACATACTTGGGTTTTCACGCTCTTTATGGTTATTGGGATTTATCTTGGTGTAAAAGTGTGTAATATGCCTTTTTTCAAGCCTCGCGCAAAGCTTGTTAGGACAAATGGCAGTGGTTGCGCTATCCCGGTAGATAAAACGCGTGCGAAGCGACATTTTAGCTATGGCATTGTTGTGTTTGCGCTTTTTATCGCGTGGGTGGCGTATCTCATCATTACAAATCCCGCTATTAACCCAAAAGACAAGCAAAGTCTGCTTGCTCTCGCACTTATCTTTGGCTTTACCTTTGGCTTTGTCATCGCAAAAGGGCAGGTATGCTTCACTTCGTGCTTTAGAGATTTGTTTTTATTTGGTAGAGATATTGCGACAAAAGGTGCGATTATTGGGATGATTGCCGCGAGTATCATCGCTTTTGGCTTTGTGCTTCAAGGTGGTGGGGCAAAGGTTATTGAGATAAGCCTTGCGATTGCAGCTGGTGGTTTCTTATTTGGCTTTGGGATTGTGTTTGCCGGAGGTTGCGAGTGCGGGTGGATGTATCGCGCGTGCGAAGGGCAGATGCACTTTGTCATCGCTGGGATTGCAAACATAGTCGGCACTATGGCACTGGCACTAGGTTATGATTATCTACCTAGCGCATTTGTTTCAGGTGTGAAAATCAACCTCCTAGAAGTGTTTGGCAAGCTAGGCGGACTTGGTGTAAATCTCTCTTTGCTCATTGGCACGCTATGCTTGGTGCTAATTTATCGTTACTTTTTCTTTAAAAGGGGTGCTTAA
- the yedF gene encoding sulfurtransferase-like selenium metabolism protein YedF, which translates to METQITYSINLQGEACPYPAIATLDVLPELKSGEVLEVLCDCPQSINSIPHDAKARGFEVLLIEQDGPTLRFVIKKP; encoded by the coding sequence ATGGAGACGCAAATCACTTATTCTATCAATCTACAAGGTGAGGCTTGCCCATATCCTGCCATCGCAACACTTGATGTGTTGCCGGAGCTAAAAAGTGGCGAGGTGCTAGAAGTGCTATGCGACTGCCCGCAGAGCATAAATTCTATCCCACACGATGCCAAAGCGCGTGGATTTGAAGTGCTTCTAATCGAGCAAGATGGTCCAACACTGCGATTTGTCATCAAAAAACCTTAG
- a CDS encoding glycosyltransferase: MKPNKPLKILQLGKFYPPDMGGIERTMSDIVEGMNERGEICDVLCSNSKAKFSLDITPSHSRIYRTKSYGLLARTSITPQMIYFLRAFLSGYDIIHVHLPDPMANLALRLSNLKDKIIILHWHSDIIKQKHLLKLYKPLLSWLLERADSIIATSPNYVRESEFLKLYPNKCAIIPSGISPHSALKTPTQKDTKLLFALGRFVEYKGFEYAIGALKFLPKEYCLLLGGSGPMENELKKLVKELELEKRVEFLGFIADEELPRFYEKVGVFVLSSITKNEAFGLVQIEAMAHSVPVVSCEIKGSGVSFVNENGVSGFVVPPKNPQAIAQAVLTISQNYDFYATNARARFVKHFTKDKMLDSLQGLYYELVKAKIAKEGGGQYEVIKHFSTHTTLTTTQGLAYAA; the protein is encoded by the coding sequence GTGAAACCTAACAAACCGCTCAAAATCCTCCAGCTTGGCAAATTCTATCCACCTGATATGGGCGGGATTGAACGCACGATGAGCGATATAGTCGAGGGTATGAATGAGCGCGGGGAGATTTGTGATGTGCTTTGCTCAAACTCTAAGGCTAAATTCTCCCTTGATATAACACCCTCGCATTCTAGAATCTACCGCACAAAAAGCTACGGCTTGCTTGCGCGCACTTCCATAACGCCGCAGATGATTTACTTTTTGCGCGCGTTTTTGAGCGGCTATGACATTATCCATGTGCATTTGCCAGACCCTATGGCAAATCTCGCCCTGCGCCTAAGCAATTTGAAAGATAAAATCATCATTTTGCATTGGCATTCTGACATTATCAAGCAAAAACATCTTTTAAAACTCTACAAACCCCTGCTATCTTGGCTTTTGGAGCGCGCAGATTCTATCATTGCGACAAGTCCAAACTACGTTAGAGAATCTGAATTTCTCAAACTCTACCCAAATAAATGCGCCATTATCCCATCTGGTATTAGCCCACATAGCGCGCTAAAAACGCCAACGCAAAAAGATACAAAACTGCTCTTTGCACTCGGGCGATTTGTAGAATACAAGGGCTTTGAATACGCCATTGGGGCATTAAAGTTTTTGCCCAAAGAATACTGCTTGCTTTTGGGCGGAAGTGGTCCTATGGAAAATGAATTAAAGAAACTTGTGAAAGAATTAGAGCTTGAAAAACGGGTGGAATTTTTGGGCTTCATTGCTGATGAGGAATTGCCTAGATTCTATGAAAAAGTAGGAGTTTTTGTATTATCTTCAATTACAAAAAACGAGGCTTTTGGTCTCGTCCAAATCGAAGCAATGGCGCATAGCGTGCCTGTCGTCTCTTGTGAGATTAAAGGCTCTGGCGTGTCTTTTGTGAATGAAAATGGAGTGAGCGGATTTGTAGTCCCGCCAAAAAATCCGCAAGCCATAGCCCAAGCCGTGCTTACAATCTCGCAAAACTACGATTTTTATGCGACAAACGCCCGCGCGCGTTTTGTGAAGCATTTCACAAAAGACAAAATGCTAGATTCTCTACAAGGGCTTTACTATGAGCTTGTAAAAGCTAAAATAGCCAAAGAGGGGGGGGGGCAGTATGAAGTAATCAAGCATTTCTCCACACACACTACCCTAACCACCACGCAAGGGCTTGCATATGCAGCATAG